CGGGCTGAGCGTTTCAATCTGCCGCGCGGTCAGCTGCAGCGCCCGGTTGACATAGCTCTCTTGCAGCGGCGCCAGTTCGAACAAACCGCTGATGGGAAAGACCGCATCCACCAACGCATGCTGCTGCCAAAACGCCGCCAGATGCCCGCCGGCGGAATGGCCACACAGATGCACCGGATGGGCATAGTGCGGCGGCAGACGGCGCTGAATAGCATCAAGTGCCGCCCCCACCTGGCGACAAATAACATCAAGATTAACCGCCGGCGCCAGCGCATATTCCACCAGCACCACATCAAAGCCCTGCGCCAACGGCCCGGCGGCGATAAAGGCGAAATCCGCCTTATCGCAGAATTGCCAATAGCCGCCGTGAATAAAAATTAACGTTCCCTGGTGCTGCTTTGCAGAATAGAACCAATCAACCGTTTCGCGTTCGCTTTCGCCATACGCAATATTCTTTTCATGTTTTTCCTGACTATAAATAGCCGCGCTGCGGGTTTGAAATGAAGTCAAAATAGCGGCTTCATTATCCACCGTGGCGCCATTGTCATAACTTCCCGCAAGGTGTTTCATATATTAAACTTCGTTTATTATTTAAAATATGAATTAACTATTAGCACCGACAACATTAATGTCAAGACGGGCGTATCAGCAATACGCGTCCGGTAAAATAAAACGACACA
The sequence above is drawn from the Serratia sp. FDAARGOS_506 genome and encodes:
- a CDS encoding alpha/beta hydrolase, encoding MKHLAGSYDNGATVDNEAAILTSFQTRSAAIYSQEKHEKNIAYGESERETVDWFYSAKQHQGTLIFIHGGYWQFCDKADFAFIAAGPLAQGFDVVLVEYALAPAVNLDVICRQVGAALDAIQRRLPPHYAHPVHLCGHSAGGHLAAFWQQHALVDAVFPISGLFELAPLQESYVNRALQLTARQIETLSPARRLPARSKPLTLYYGAAELPELIGQSQYYHAALRQRGLPVDLVAVPGANHFTILDALFAADGALLRQLDHHGNH